One [Clostridium] saccharolyticum WM1 DNA segment encodes these proteins:
- a CDS encoding ABC transporter ATP-binding protein, with the protein MEEKKTVLSVKHMSVSFTQYERWIQRTTLLAVKDVSLTVKEGELVAVVGSSGSGKSLLAHGVLGILPYNASWTGEISYYGEKLTEKRMEELRGREIVLVPQSVSYLDPLMKAGPQIRKGKCDPKSREESVKTLLRYGLDESVEKRYPFELSGGMTRRILISTAVMEKPRLVIADEPTPGLHLEAAKRVLSHFREMADEGAGVLLITHDLELALEIADRIVVFYAGTSVEEASASDFKEETCLRHPYSKALYKAMPDHGFWAAPGTQPYLKDRPSGCPYAPRCEIREDGCLKEVEYVGLRGGMVRCRKAKEE; encoded by the coding sequence TTGGAAGAGAAGAAAACGGTTTTGTCGGTAAAGCACATGTCAGTATCATTTACCCAATATGAGCGGTGGATCCAAAGAACCACCCTTTTAGCCGTTAAGGATGTGAGCCTGACAGTGAAGGAAGGAGAACTGGTGGCAGTCGTGGGCTCCAGCGGATCAGGAAAAAGCCTGCTGGCCCATGGGGTGCTGGGAATACTTCCTTATAATGCATCCTGGACCGGAGAAATATCCTACTATGGAGAAAAGCTGACGGAAAAACGGATGGAGGAACTGCGGGGCAGGGAGATCGTTCTGGTTCCCCAAAGCGTTTCCTATCTGGATCCGTTAATGAAAGCCGGACCTCAGATCAGAAAAGGGAAGTGTGATCCAAAAAGCAGAGAAGAAAGCGTTAAAACCCTCCTGCGGTACGGGCTTGATGAAAGTGTGGAAAAGCGTTATCCATTTGAATTGTCGGGAGGAATGACCAGGAGAATCCTGATTTCCACAGCGGTCATGGAAAAGCCAAGGCTGGTCATCGCGGATGAACCCACACCGGGTCTGCATCTGGAGGCTGCGAAGCGGGTGCTGTCCCATTTCCGAGAAATGGCGGATGAAGGGGCGGGGGTGCTTCTTATCACCCATGATTTGGAACTGGCTCTTGAAATTGCGGACCGGATAGTGGTCTTCTATGCCGGTACCAGCGTTGAGGAAGCTTCTGCCTCTGATTTTAAAGAGGAAACCTGTCTTCGTCATCCATATTCAAAAGCTCTTTACAAGGCAATGCCTGACCATGGATTTTGGGCAGCACCGGGTACCCAGCCTTATTTAAAGGACCGTCCTTCGGGTTGTCCCTATGCTCCCAGATGTGAGATACGGGAGGATGGTTGTTTAAAGGAAGTAGAATACGTTGGCCTGCGGGGAGGAATGGTCCGGTGCCGAAAGGCAAAGGAGGAATAA
- a CDS encoding transposase, whose amino-acid sequence MARSQKSYTPEFKQQLVDLYNTGNYSYPQLEQEYGVSKSTIVGWVKNLSPIKVSDSETISMKEYKALQKKIRNLEIENEILKKATAIFAKNL is encoded by the coding sequence ATGGCTAGAAGTCAAAAATCATATACACCAGAATTTAAGCAACAATTAGTTGACTTATATAACACTGGTAATTATTCATATCCTCAATTAGAACAAGAATATGGCGTTTCTAAATCCACTATTGTAGGGTGGGTTAAAAATCTCTCACCAATTAAAGTTTCTGATTCAGAAACAATCTCTATGAAAGAGTATAAGGCTCTTCAAAAGAAAATACGTAACCTTGAAATTGAAAATGAAATATTAAAAAAAGCTACCGCCATATTCGCCAAAAATCTATAG
- a CDS encoding ABC transporter ATP-binding protein: MRLEAKNISFRYDNGNTQILNNLTMHMDSGDRLGLIAPSGFGKTTCCKILAGYETPDKGEVLLDGRPLSSYKGYCPVQMIWQHPESSVNPRLRLKEVLKEGDRVEKRIIQGLGIEPEWLNRYPSEVSGGELQRFCIARALGQGTRFLLADEISTMLDLITQSQIWNFLMGEIENRRMGLLVVSHSRGLLERVCTRTLDLNETP, translated from the coding sequence GTGAGGCTGGAAGCGAAAAACATATCATTTCGATATGATAATGGGAATACTCAAATATTAAACAATTTAACCATGCATATGGACAGCGGAGACCGTTTGGGTCTAATTGCGCCCAGTGGTTTTGGCAAAACCACCTGCTGCAAGATCCTTGCCGGATATGAAACACCGGACAAAGGAGAGGTGCTTTTAGACGGGAGGCCCCTTTCTTCCTATAAAGGCTATTGCCCTGTCCAGATGATCTGGCAGCATCCGGAAAGCTCTGTAAACCCCAGGCTAAGGCTGAAAGAGGTTTTAAAGGAGGGGGACAGGGTGGAAAAACGGATCATCCAGGGGCTGGGCATTGAACCGGAATGGCTCAACCGGTACCCATCAGAGGTTTCCGGAGGGGAACTCCAGCGTTTCTGCATTGCCAGGGCACTGGGCCAGGGGACCAGGTTTCTCCTTGCGGATGAGATCAGCACCATGCTGGATTTGATCACCCAAAGCCAGATCTGGAATTTTCTCATGGGAGAAATAGAGAATCGCCGCATGGGACTATTGGTGGTCAGCCATTCCAGGGGGCTATTAGAACGGGTTTGCACGAGAACACTGGATTTAAACGAGACACCATAA
- a CDS encoding GNAT family N-acetyltransferase produces the protein MNFLIERAVHEDYQIMADVIQSVWRQIERKDWFVADDSEYTCHTLQEGNGIGYKAFEMETNALAGVLIASLPGKGEENLGWDIGMAEEELGRVAHMESVAILPKYRGNGLQHTLMKIAEEELRNHGYRYLMCTVHPENKFSKNNMIKQGYQVVLTKEKYGGYLRDILYKELL, from the coding sequence ATGAATTTTTTAATTGAAAGGGCAGTCCACGAGGATTATCAGATCATGGCTGATGTAATCCAATCCGTGTGGCGGCAAATTGAGAGGAAGGACTGGTTTGTTGCTGATGATTCGGAATATACCTGCCATACCCTGCAGGAGGGAAATGGTATCGGCTATAAGGCATTTGAAATGGAGACCAACGCCCTGGCAGGGGTATTGATTGCATCCCTTCCGGGAAAAGGGGAAGAAAATCTTGGCTGGGACATAGGAATGGCCGAAGAAGAGCTGGGAAGGGTGGCCCATATGGAGTCTGTGGCCATTCTTCCAAAATACCGGGGAAATGGTCTTCAGCACACGCTGATGAAGATTGCGGAGGAAGAGCTTAGGAACCATGGGTACCGGTATCTCATGTGTACGGTTCATCCGGAAAACAAATTCAGCAAGAACAACATGATAAAGCAGGGCTACCAGGTTGTCCTGACCAAAGAGAAGTACGGCGGATATTTAAGGGATATTTTATATAAGGAACTGTTATAA
- a CDS encoding ABC transporter permease → MKQWNGRKTMVCLLVIFICLLTAVTAAGQFYRAEALVTDFSRKNMPPCLTHPFGTDWMGRDMFARTMTGLSMSIRIGLLTAAVSTVTAFFLGLLAASMGKVVDGVVIGLIDLVMGIPHILLLVLISFALGKGFKGVVVGISLTHWTSLARLIRGEVLQLKESQYVKIARKLGHGGFETALKHMTPHLLPQLFVGLVLLFPHAILHEASITFLGFGLSPEQPAIGVILSESMKYLTMGKWWLALFPGLFLVAVVLLFHLTGEMMSRLMDPGFVHQ, encoded by the coding sequence ATGAAGCAATGGAACGGACGAAAGACCATGGTCTGCCTCCTGGTTATTTTTATTTGCCTTTTGACAGCTGTGACCGCTGCCGGGCAGTTTTACAGAGCAGAGGCCCTGGTCACTGATTTTTCCAGGAAAAATATGCCTCCCTGCTTGACTCATCCCTTTGGCACGGACTGGATGGGCAGGGATATGTTCGCCCGGACTATGACAGGCCTTTCCATGAGCATCCGGATCGGCCTTCTTACAGCCGCGGTCAGTACGGTGACCGCTTTTTTTCTGGGTCTTCTTGCTGCTTCTATGGGAAAGGTGGTGGATGGGGTTGTGATCGGACTCATCGACCTTGTCATGGGAATCCCCCACATCCTATTGCTGGTTTTGATCTCCTTTGCCCTGGGTAAAGGCTTTAAAGGGGTTGTGGTGGGAATATCTCTGACCCACTGGACTTCCCTTGCAAGATTAATCCGTGGTGAGGTTCTCCAGCTTAAGGAAAGCCAGTACGTAAAAATTGCCCGTAAGCTGGGCCATGGTGGATTTGAAACGGCACTTAAGCATATGACCCCTCATTTGCTTCCTCAGCTTTTTGTTGGGCTTGTGCTGCTGTTTCCCCATGCCATCCTTCATGAGGCCAGCATCACGTTTCTGGGCTTCGGGCTTTCTCCGGAGCAGCCGGCCATTGGTGTGATCCTGTCAGAGAGCATGAAATATCTGACCATGGGAAAATGGTGGCTGGCCCTTTTTCCGGGATTGTTTCTGGTTGCTGTTGTACTGCTGTTTCATTTAACAGGAGAAATGATGAGCAGGCTTATGGACCCTGGCTTCGTGCATCAGTAG
- a CDS encoding IS3 family transposase, whose translation MKKSYRHIRQKSIEEYVTFINSNLHLYTVKQLCNALKFPRSTYYKALVSVPSNKQLEYEEFSKKVIYQFNKYKQRYGAIKLQRVLSDAGTKCSIKRVQRHMVKNGLRSVVVKKYNHHSSKNNIPEKENILNRHFEADTINQKWCTDITYIHVLKEGWTYLASVMDLYTRKIIGYAYGKEITAELAKKAVENACLNVKNTKGIILHSDLGVQYTSQLFENYINSKKMIHSFSHKGNPYDNACIESFHATLKKEEIYRHTYRDFNEANRAIFEYIESWYNRIRIHSSIDFMTPQQKEDEALGVA comes from the coding sequence ATTAAAAAAAGCTACCGCCATATTCGCCAAAAATCTATAGAGGAATACGTTACTTTTATCAATTCAAATCTACATTTATATACAGTTAAGCAATTATGTAATGCCTTGAAGTTTCCAAGAAGTACATACTATAAGGCTTTAGTTAGTGTGCCCTCAAATAAGCAGCTTGAATATGAAGAATTTAGCAAAAAAGTTATTTATCAATTCAATAAATACAAGCAACGTTATGGAGCAATTAAACTACAAAGAGTTCTATCAGATGCAGGTACTAAATGCAGTATTAAAAGAGTTCAAAGGCATATGGTGAAAAATGGCCTACGCTCAGTAGTGGTCAAAAAATATAACCATCACTCAAGTAAAAATAACATCCCAGAAAAAGAAAATATTCTTAACAGACATTTTGAGGCTGATACAATTAACCAAAAATGGTGTACAGATATAACATACATCCATGTTTTAAAAGAAGGCTGGACTTATTTGGCTTCTGTTATGGATCTGTATACACGTAAGATTATAGGTTATGCGTACGGAAAAGAAATAACTGCGGAGTTAGCTAAAAAAGCTGTAGAAAATGCCTGTTTAAATGTTAAAAATACCAAAGGAATCATACTTCACAGTGACTTAGGGGTTCAGTACACGAGCCAACTATTTGAAAACTATATAAACTCTAAAAAAATGATTCATTCCTTTAGTCATAAAGGTAATCCATATGATAATGCATGTATTGAATCATTTCATGCAACATTAAAAAAAGAAGAAATTTATAGACATACATATCGCGATTTCAATGAAGCTAATAGGGCTATCTTTGAATATATAGAGTCCTGGTATAATAGAATTAGGATTCATAGCAGCATCGATTTTATGACTCCACAACAAAAAGAAGATGAGGCGTTAGGTGTTGCATAA
- the larB gene encoding nickel pincer cofactor biosynthesis protein LarB: MDIRDMLNLVKSGEMDVRDAERLLKDLPYEDLGYAKLDHHRALRSGFGETVFCQGKPDPYLVEIYRKFYERDGEVLGTRASKEQYELVKAVVPQVCYDPISRILKAERPDKERKGCVAVCTGGTADIPVAEEAAQTAEYFGCQADRIYDVGVAGIHRLLSQRERIRNANCIIAVAGMEGALGTVIAGLADCPVIAVPTSVGYGASFHGLSALLTMLNSCANGISVVNIDNGYGAGYLATQINRLAVR, encoded by the coding sequence ATGGATATTAGAGATATGCTGAATCTGGTAAAATCAGGAGAAATGGACGTCAGAGATGCAGAACGGCTGTTAAAGGATCTTCCCTATGAAGATCTGGGCTATGCAAAGCTGGATCACCACAGGGCGCTTCGTTCCGGCTTTGGAGAAACGGTTTTTTGTCAGGGAAAGCCGGATCCGTATCTGGTGGAGATTTACAGGAAATTCTATGAAAGAGATGGGGAGGTGCTGGGAACCAGGGCATCAAAGGAGCAGTATGAGCTGGTTAAGGCGGTAGTGCCTCAAGTCTGTTATGATCCCATATCCAGGATCCTGAAAGCAGAGCGGCCGGATAAGGAAAGAAAGGGCTGCGTGGCAGTCTGTACCGGTGGTACGGCAGACATACCCGTGGCAGAAGAGGCTGCACAGACTGCGGAATATTTCGGCTGTCAGGCGGACCGGATATATGATGTGGGAGTTGCCGGAATCCATCGCCTTCTTTCCCAGAGAGAAAGGATCAGAAACGCCAACTGCATTATTGCGGTGGCAGGAATGGAAGGGGCCCTTGGAACCGTGATCGCCGGACTGGCGGACTGTCCGGTAATAGCGGTTCCGACCTCCGTAGGCTATGGGGCCAGCTTTCACGGCCTGTCTGCTCTCCTTACCATGCTGAATTCCTGTGCCAATGGAATTTCTGTTGTAAATATTGATAATGGGTACGGGGCCGGGTATCTTGCAACACAAATCAATCGACTGGCGGTGAGATAA
- a CDS encoding ABC transporter permease: protein MKDGRSGRKILCFLVKQLARMAVLLFLVSAAAFFLVSVSPIDPLKVNVGQAALGSMSQEQIAKLSQYWGTGLPPAERFLSWAGDFIRGDLGTSLLYRRPVSQVIGVKLRNSLWLLAISWAVSGIVGFALGTLAGANRGKAVDKVISAYALITASTPAFWLALVFLIVFAVRLQVLPIGLSVPIGMEAAEVTLKDRVVHGILPCLTLTISGMSGILLHTREKMIQVMESDYVLFAKARGESKSRIVFHHGIRNVLLPALTLQLASVSEIFGGSVLVEQVFSYPGLGQAAVTAGLGGDVPLLLGITVISASIVFTGNFIANVLYGVVDPRMRRGRVGT from the coding sequence ATGAAAGATGGCCGGTCAGGAAGGAAGATCCTTTGTTTTTTGGTAAAACAGTTGGCGCGGATGGCTGTCCTTCTTTTTCTGGTAAGCGCAGCGGCCTTTTTTCTTGTATCAGTTTCTCCCATTGATCCTCTAAAGGTCAATGTTGGCCAGGCCGCTCTTGGCTCCATGAGCCAGGAGCAGATTGCAAAGCTTTCCCAGTACTGGGGGACCGGTCTGCCTCCCGCAGAACGGTTTCTTTCCTGGGCCGGTGATTTTATCAGAGGTGATCTGGGTACATCACTTTTATATCGCCGGCCGGTTTCCCAGGTGATCGGTGTAAAGCTTAGAAACTCCCTGTGGCTGTTGGCAATTTCCTGGGCGGTTTCCGGGATAGTTGGCTTTGCCCTGGGAACCCTGGCCGGCGCAAACAGGGGAAAAGCAGTGGATAAGGTGATTTCCGCTTATGCTCTCATTACTGCCAGTACCCCGGCCTTTTGGCTGGCACTGGTGTTCCTCATTGTGTTCGCCGTCCGGCTTCAGGTGCTTCCTATCGGGTTAAGTGTTCCCATAGGCATGGAAGCGGCAGAGGTTACCTTAAAGGATCGGGTGGTCCATGGGATTTTGCCCTGCCTGACCCTTACCATTTCTGGAATGTCCGGCATCCTTCTTCATACCAGGGAGAAAATGATTCAGGTCATGGAAAGTGATTATGTACTTTTTGCAAAGGCAAGAGGAGAGTCCAAAAGCAGAATCGTTTTTCACCACGGTATCAGAAACGTTCTTTTGCCCGCACTGACCCTTCAGCTTGCTTCGGTCAGTGAAATCTTCGGTGGATCGGTTCTGGTGGAACAGGTGTTTTCATATCCAGGTCTTGGCCAGGCGGCTGTAACAGCCGGTCTTGGCGGTGATGTGCCTTTGCTTCTTGGGATCACGGTAATCAGTGCTTCCATTGTATTTACAGGTAATTTTATTGCTAACGTATTGTACGGTGTGGTGGATCCAAGAATGAGGAGAGGGAGGGTAGGCACATGA
- a CDS encoding exonuclease domain-containing protein, which yields MAVRQFTGRRLNQYAENYVVFDLETTGISPAEDSILEISAIKVKGHEPVAELNTLVNPGTHIPAGATRINGITDDMVKAAPGLKEVLPDFLSFIEGEILVGHNIQSFDLLFLYRAAQELFGKEVPNDYVDTLFMAKTTLPQLGRHRLTDISAYFHINTEGAHRALSDCVMNQKCYEQMGKLVHKEEAEICPQCGSVLKRRSGKFGEFYGCSNFPQCRFTRNV from the coding sequence ATGGCTGTCAGACAGTTTACAGGCAGACGTTTGAACCAATATGCAGAGAATTACGTGGTATTTGATCTTGAGACAACAGGCATCAGCCCGGCAGAGGATTCCATCCTTGAGATTTCCGCGATCAAGGTAAAGGGACATGAACCGGTGGCTGAGTTAAATACCCTGGTTAATCCGGGCACTCATATTCCGGCAGGAGCGACCAGGATCAACGGGATCACAGATGACATGGTTAAAGCAGCGCCTGGATTAAAAGAAGTGCTGCCTGATTTTCTTTCCTTTATTGAAGGAGAAATTCTGGTGGGCCATAATATCCAGTCCTTTGATCTGCTTTTCCTTTACCGGGCAGCGCAGGAGCTTTTTGGGAAAGAGGTGCCCAATGATTATGTGGATACCCTTTTCATGGCAAAGACCACCTTGCCCCAGCTTGGCCGCCACCGCCTGACGGATATTTCGGCTTATTTTCACATTAATACAGAGGGGGCTCACCGGGCTCTTTCTGATTGTGTTATGAACCAGAAATGCTATGAACAGATGGGAAAGCTGGTTCATAAGGAAGAAGCTGAGATTTGTCCTCAATGCGGCAGTGTGCTTAAACGGCGCAGCGGAAAATTCGGAGAATTTTATGGCTGCTCCAATTTCCCCCAGTGCCGTTTTACCAGGAATGTTTAA
- a CDS encoding ABC transporter substrate-binding protein — MMKRKWGIAAAVLMTAVVLNGCGKADSTQASGKTGTATEAAGTDSDGEKDRVVVVMGVSSEPEAGFDPAYGWGAGEHVHEPLIQSTLTITDKDLNIGYDLATDMQASSDGLTWTVKIRDDVFFTDGEKLTGQDVAFTYNTLRDTSSVNDFTMLDRAEAPDDTTVLFHMKHPYSIWPYTMAIVGIVPEHAYGPDYGEHPIGSGRYLLKQWDRGQQVILEANPDYYGEAPRMKRVTVLFMEEDGALAAVRSGQADVAYTAASYSDLTIPGYGLLDCKTVDNRGFNLPVIPSGSISESGVPLGNDFTSDVRVRRAINMGIDREEMIDHVLNGYGSPAYSVCDKMPWYEPSAKTEYDLEGAEALLEEAGWKKGGDGIREKDGKRAELHFLYPAGDSVRQALAADTINQLKKIGIDGQMEGAGWDTAYDRAQTQPLIWGWGAHTPMELYNIYHTMKETGLAAYSPYANEKVDQYMDEALAQSNLEKSYELWKKAQWDGENGIIQSGDIPWIWLVNIDHLYWVRDGLKVADQKLHPHGHGWSIVNNVDQWRWGS; from the coding sequence ATGATGAAGCGGAAATGGGGGATTGCAGCGGCTGTTTTGATGACTGCCGTTGTTTTGAATGGCTGTGGAAAAGCGGACAGTACCCAAGCCTCAGGGAAGACCGGGACAGCTACTGAAGCAGCCGGAACAGACAGTGACGGCGAAAAGGACAGGGTCGTGGTGGTAATGGGAGTCAGCTCAGAGCCTGAGGCAGGATTTGATCCGGCTTATGGCTGGGGGGCCGGAGAACATGTCCATGAACCTTTGATCCAAAGTACTCTTACGATTACGGATAAGGATTTAAACATTGGCTATGATCTGGCAACGGATATGCAGGCAAGCAGCGATGGCCTGACCTGGACCGTAAAGATCCGGGATGATGTATTTTTTACGGATGGGGAAAAGCTGACCGGACAGGATGTGGCATTTACTTATAATACCTTGAGAGATACCAGCTCGGTGAATGATTTCACCATGCTGGACCGGGCAGAGGCACCGGATGATACGACGGTACTATTTCATATGAAGCATCCCTATTCCATATGGCCCTATACCATGGCCATTGTGGGAATCGTACCGGAACACGCCTATGGACCGGATTACGGGGAGCATCCCATTGGCTCCGGCAGGTACCTGTTAAAGCAGTGGGACAGGGGGCAGCAGGTGATCCTGGAAGCCAACCCGGATTATTATGGGGAAGCTCCCAGGATGAAACGAGTTACGGTTCTTTTCATGGAAGAGGATGGGGCACTGGCTGCAGTCCGGTCCGGACAGGCGGATGTAGCTTACACGGCCGCATCCTATTCGGATCTGACTATTCCCGGCTATGGGCTTTTGGATTGTAAGACCGTAGATAACCGGGGCTTTAACCTTCCGGTGATACCCTCTGGAAGCATATCGGAATCAGGGGTACCTCTTGGGAATGATTTTACCAGCGATGTAAGGGTCAGAAGGGCCATTAATATGGGAATCGACCGGGAAGAAATGATCGATCATGTACTGAACGGATACGGCAGTCCTGCTTACAGTGTCTGTGATAAAATGCCATGGTATGAGCCTTCTGCAAAGACAGAGTACGACTTGGAAGGAGCAGAGGCCCTGCTTGAAGAAGCAGGCTGGAAAAAAGGCGGAGATGGAATCAGGGAAAAGGATGGAAAAAGGGCGGAGCTTCATTTCCTTTATCCGGCAGGAGATTCTGTAAGGCAGGCTCTTGCGGCGGATACCATCAATCAGCTGAAAAAAATCGGAATTGACGGACAGATGGAAGGAGCCGGCTGGGATACGGCCTATGACAGAGCCCAGACACAGCCGTTGATCTGGGGGTGGGGAGCCCATACTCCCATGGAGCTTTATAATATTTACCATACCATGAAGGAGACGGGACTTGCAGCTTATTCCCCTTATGCCAATGAAAAGGTGGATCAGTACATGGATGAGGCCCTGGCGCAAAGCAACCTGGAAAAATCCTATGAGCTTTGGAAAAAGGCCCAGTGGGATGGAGAAAACGGCATTATCCAGAGCGGGGATATTCCCTGGATCTGGCTTGTAAATATCGATCATTTATACTGGGTAAGGGATGGATTGAAGGTTGCGGACCAGAAGCTTCATCCTCATGGGCATGGCTGGTCGATTGTAAATAATGTGGATCAGTGGAGATGGGGATCATGA
- a CDS encoding biosynthetic peptidoglycan transglycosylase produces MYRNALSEAGLQERVEAVRDKEGYTEYKNLPQIYVNAVVSVEDHRFYRHHGIDLIAIARAVTNDIRAGKLVEGGSTITQQLAKNLYFDQDKDIARKAAEVFMAFDLEKNYTKEEIFELYVNCIYFGDGYYSVGDASAGYFKKTPDEMSEYESTLLAGVPNAPSKYAPSKNQALAEKRQMKVLRRMEECGYFSAEEAETVAEQMVAFQ; encoded by the coding sequence ATGTACCGGAATGCCCTTTCGGAAGCCGGACTCCAGGAACGTGTGGAAGCTGTTCGGGATAAGGAAGGCTATACGGAATACAAAAACCTGCCCCAGATTTATGTGAATGCAGTCGTTTCAGTTGAGGATCACCGATTTTACCGTCATCATGGAATCGATCTGATCGCCATAGCCAGGGCCGTTACTAACGATATCAGGGCGGGTAAGCTTGTGGAGGGGGGAAGTACCATAACCCAGCAGCTTGCCAAGAACCTGTATTTTGACCAGGATAAGGACATCGCCAGAAAGGCGGCCGAGGTATTCATGGCCTTTGATTTAGAGAAGAACTATACCAAGGAGGAAATTTTTGAGCTGTATGTAAACTGCATTTATTTTGGAGATGGATATTACAGCGTCGGCGATGCCAGTGCGGGGTACTTTAAAAAGACTCCGGATGAAATGTCAGAATATGAAAGTACACTTTTAGCCGGAGTTCCTAACGCCCCTTCCAAATACGCACCGTCCAAAAACCAGGCCCTTGCGGAGAAACGGCAGATGAAGGTTCTTCGGAGAATGGAGGAATGCGGATATTTTTCTGCAGAAGAAGCGGAGACTGTTGCGGAGCAAATGGTAGCCTTTCAATGA